The sequence GCGTGCGGGCCGATCATCTTCGTCGGGCTGATGGTGCCGCACCTCGTCCGCGCCCTGACCGGCCCCGACCTGCGCCGGCTGATCCCGTACTGCGCGGTCCTCTCGCCCGCCCTGATGCTCGCCGCGGACGTCCTCGGGCGCGTCGTGGTGCGCCCGTCCGAGCTCCAGGTCGGGGTCGTGATGGTGGTCGCCGGCGGGCCGGTCTTCCTCTACTTCGTCCGGCGGCCCAGGAGGTCCCTGTCATGAGCGGAGCGAACCGGGGGGTGTGGAGGGCCGTCCCCTCGCGAGGAGCACCGGGCAGGGGGCCGCACTTCGCCGTCGTCCGGACGCCCGCGGTGTCGTTCCGGTTCCGGCCGCGGGCCCTCGTCGTCGCGGGGATCTGCCTCGCGGTGGCGCTCGGGACGGGCGTGCTCCTCATCGGCAGCGGCGACTTCCCGATGAGCCCCGCCGACGTCGTGCGGACCCTGGCCGGGCAGGGGTCGCCCGCCGACTCCCTCATCGTGAACGAGATCCGGCTGCCGCGCGTCGCGGCCGGGCTGGCGGTCGGCGCCGCGCTCGGGCTGGCGGGCGCGATCTTCCAGTCGCTGGTCCGCAACCCGCTCGGCAGCCCCGACATCCTCGGCTTCAGCCAGGGCGCCGCGACCGGCGTCCTCGCCGTGATCGTGCTGACCGGCGCGGGCAGCGTCGCGGTCGCGGCCGGCGCGGCCGGCGGCGGCCTGCTGACCGGCCTGGTCGTGTACCTGGTGGCCGGCCGGCACGGCGCGCACGGGCAGCGGCTCATCCTCGTCGGCATCGGCGTCGCCGCGATCCTCACCGGCGTCAACGGCTACCTGATCACCCAGGCGGAGATCACCGAAGCGGCCCGCGCCGTGCTGTGGCTGACCGGCAGCCTGGACGGCCGCGACTGGGCGGACGCCGCGCCCGTCATCGCGGCGCTCGCCGTGCTCGGCCCGCTCGTCCTCGTCGGCTGCGGGCGGGCGCTGCGGATGCTGGAGATGGGCGACGACGCGGCGCACGGACTCGGCGTGCCCATCGAGCGGGTCCGGGTGCTGCTGCTGGCCGCGGCCGTGCTGCTGACCGCGCTCGCCGCGGCGGCGGCCGGGCCGGTCTCGTTCGTCGCGCTGACCGCGCCGCAGCTCGCCCGCCGCCTCACCCGCACGGCCGGCCCCAACCTGCTGCCGGCGGCCTGCATGGGCGCCGCGCTGCTGGCGGCCGCCGACTGGGCGGCGCAGCGCGGCTTCCCCGGCCACCAGCTCCCGGTCGGCGTGGTGACCGGGCTGCTCGGCGGCGGGTATCTGGTCTGGCTCCTCGTGACCGAACGCAAGACGGGACGGATGTGATGAAGGACGCGACCGCGCGGCTCGCCGGCACCGGGCTCACCCTGGCCTACGACAAGCGCACCATCGCCGAGGACCTCGACGTGGCGGTACCGGAGGGCTCGTTCACGGTGATCGTGGGCCCGAACGCGTGCGGCAAGTCGACGCTGCTGCGCGCCCTGGCGCGGATCCTCAAGCCCTCCGCCGGGACGGTCGTGCTGGACGGCCGTCCCATCGCCGACTGGCCCGCCAAGAAGCTGGCGCGGACGCTCGGGCTGCTGCCGCAGTCGTCCATCGCGCCGGAGGGCATCACGGTCGCCGACCTCGTCTCGCGCGGCCGGTACCCGCACCAGAGCCTGCTGCGGCAGTGGTCCAGGGAGGACGAGCGGGTCGTCGCCGAGTCGATGGCCGCGACCGGCGTCGGGGACCTCGCCGACCGGCACGTGGACGAGCTGTCGGGCGGGCAGCGGCAGCGGGTCTGGATCGCCATGGTGCTCGCCCAGCAGACGCCGCTGCTGCTGCTGGACGAGCCGACGACCTATCTCGACATCGCGCACCAGATCGAGGTGCTCGACCTGTGCGCGCGGCTGCACGAGGAGGGCAGGACGGTCGTCGCCGTCCTGCATGATCTCAATCACGCCGCCCGCTACGCCACGCACATGATCGCGATGCGGGACGGCCGGATCGCGGCGGAGGGCGACCCGTCCGCCGTCGTCACCGCCGACCTGGTGGAGCAGGTCTTCCGGCTGCCGTGCCGGGTGATCGACTGTCCGGAGACCGGGACCCCGCTGGTCGTCCCGGCGGCCCGCGCCCGCATCGCGGCGCCGAACTGAGGCGCCCGCGCCGGGCGGGGGCACGCCCGGAATCGTTGTAGCCTCCTAATGGTTGTAGGGCTATAACGATTGGAGGCGGCGTGCCCGAACTCAGTCCCCGGCGCCGGCTGGCGGTGCTGGCCATCTGCTGCCTGAGCCTGCTCATCGTCAGCCTGGACAACACGATCCTCAACGTCGCGCTCCCGTCGCTGCAGCGCGACTTCCACAGCTCGCTGTCGGGCCTGCAGTGGACGATCGACGCGTACCTGATCGTCCTGGCGTCCCTGCTGCTCCTGTCCGGCTCCACCGCCGACCGGATCGGGCGGCGCCGCGTGTTCCAGGCGGGACTCGCGCTGTTCTCCGTCGGGTCGGTGCTGTGCAGCCTCGCGCCGTCCCTCGACCTGCTCGTCGCCGCCCGCGTGGTGCAGGCGGTCGGCGGGTCCATGCTCAACCCGGTCGCGATGTCGATCATCACGAACGTGTTCACCGGGCCGCGCGAGCGGGCCCGCGCCATCGGCGTGTGGGGCGCCGTCGTCGGGCTCAGCATGGCGATGGGACCGCTCGTCGGCGGGCTGCTGGTCGACTCGGTCGGCTGGCGGTCGATCTTCTGGCTGAACGTGCCGATCGGGCTGGCCGCGCTCGTGCTGACCGCGCTGTTCGTCCCCGAGTCGCGCGCACCGCGCCCGCGCCGCCCCGATCCGCTCGGCCAGGCGTTCATGATCCTGCTGCTCGGGACGCTGACCTACGCGATCATCGAGGTGCCCGGCCGCGGCCTGGCCGACCCGGCCGTCTCCGGCGCCGCGATCGTGGCCGCCGCGTCCCTCGCCGGGTTCGTCGTGCACGCCCTGCGCACCCCCGAGCCGCTGATCGACCTGCGCTTCTTCCGCAGCGTCCCGTTCTCCGGAGCGACCGTCATCGCGGTCAGCGGGTTCGCCGCGCTCGGCGGGTTCCTCTTCCTCAACACCCTCTACCTGCAGAACGTGCGCGGGCTGTCGGCGCTGCACGCGGGGCTGTTCCTGCTGCCGATGGCGGCGATGACCGCCGCGGCCGCCCCGCTGTCGGGACGGCTCGTCGGGAGCCGCGGCCCGCGGCTCCCGCTCCAGATCGCGGGGGCGGCGATGCTCGCCAGCGGCCTGCTGTTCGCCGCGTTCGACGCCGAGACCGGCGATGTCACGCTGTTCGCCGCGTACGTGTTGTTCGGGCTCGGGTTCGGCATGCTGAACTCGCCCATCACGAACACGGCCGTGTCGGGGATGCCGCGCGCCCAGGCGGGCGTCGCCGCGGCGGTCGCCTCCACCAGCCGGCAGATCGGGCAGGCGCTCGGCGTCGCGGTGATCGGCGCCGTGCTGGCCGCCGGGACGTCCGCGGCGCACCCCGCCGCGCCTGCCTTCGTGTCGGCCGCCCGACCGGCATACTGGATCCTCGCCGGATGCGCAGCCGCCGTCCTGGTGCTGGGCACCGCCACCACGGGCCGGCGGGCCGCCCGAAGCGCGGCGCGCACGGCCGGCCTGTTCGGCGGCGACGAGCCGGCGCCGGACGCACGCGAGGTGACGGGAGCGAGCGCGCGATGACCGAGCCCGCCGTCCAGCACGCCGACGCCGCCGCGCGGGCGTGGCACAACCTGCGGGTCCTGCTGCACGAGCGCGGCGACCGGCGCCGCGAGGTCACCGACGCGCTCGGCATGAGCTTCTTCCGGGTCAAGGCGCTGCGGTACGTCGCCGCTGCGAGCACGCCGCTGTCGCTGCGCGACCTCGCCGAGAGGCTGCTCACCGACCGCCCCTACGTCACCCTGGTGGTGGACGACCTGGTCGGGCGGGGCCTGGTCGAGCGGACCGAGAACCCCGCCGACCGCCGATCCAAGATCGTGACCGCGACGGCGGCCGGGCGGGCCGCGGCGGCGGAGGCCGAGCGGATCCTGGACACCCCGCCGCCGTCGCTCTACGACCTCCCGGCCGAGGATCTGGCGGTCCTCGACCGGGTCGCGGCGCGTCTCGTCTCCGAGGGCTGACCGCGGGCCGGGGCCCGCGTCCCCCGGGATCCTCAGGCGCCGGCGGGGACCTTGTAGGTCTCGGCCGCCTCCGACTCCTGGGGCTGCCGCTCGACGACCAGGCCGCCGAGCGCCTTGGCGTCCGTCCGCAGGATGTAGGTCTTGCGGGTGCCGGGCTCGTCCACCTTCGAGAAGTCCATCGGCGTGCCGTAGCCGCCGTCGTGGGCGGTGGTGGAGCGGTGCGCGGTGATCAGGCCCTCGCGGGTGAGGTCCTTGGCCGCGCACGCCTTCTTGAGCGCGTCCGCGAAGATGACCGCGCCCGTGTAGCCGTTGACGACGGCGCTGTCGCGCGGCTGCCCCGGGTACTTCTTCCCGTAGTCGTCCGCCAGCTTCTTGATCGGCGCCAGGTCGGACGAGACGGGCGCGCCGGCGCTGGCGAGGTAGAAGTCCTTGAGCAGCGCGGGCGCCGCCGCGGTCTGCAGGAGCTGCGGGGAGAACCCGGAGTTGCTCGCCACGATCGGCGCCGTCATGCCCTTGGCGCGGGCGAGGCCCGCCAGCGACGCCGACTGCCGTGGCCCGGCGCTCATCAGGATCGCCTTGACGCCCGCGCTCTTCAGCGCCGCGACCTGGGCGGACATGTCGTTGTCGGTCGCCTTGATCTTCTGCTCGACGAGCGTCAGGCCGAGCTCGCCCGCCGCGTACTTCGCCCCGGCGAGCGCGCTCTCGCCGTAGTCGCCCTCGAAGTACACGTGACCGACCTTGTCGCCCTTCGCGATGCCCTTCTCCCGGGTGAGGAAGTCCAGGGCGTTGATCATGTCGATGTCGTAGGTGGTACCGGTGACCTGGATGTACTTGCTGCCGAGCAGCGTCGTCGACCAGGCGTTGGGGATGACGAACATCTTGTCGGTCGTGATGCGCCCCTTGAGCGCCGTCACCATCGGCGAGCCGACGAACTGGGCGATGCCGATGACGCTCGACTGCATCTCGCTGTACCCGGCGACGGCCTTCTGCACGTCGTAGCCGTGGTCGCGGACGACCAGCTCGATCTTGCGTCCGCAGACGCCGCCCTGGGCGTTCAGCTGCTCGAAGTACATCTGCTGCGCCTGGGTGAGGCTCTTGCCGAGCGGCGCGTACACGCCGGTCAGGTCGGTCTCGACGCCGACGCGGATCGTGTCGCCCGTGACGCCGGGCCCGGTCCTGACGCCGTCCGAACCGGTGCCGCCGGAACCGCCGGACGCCTTGCCGCTGCAGCCCGACGCCATGCCCAGCGGCAGCGCCACGGCCAGCGCGGCCGCCATGAGGCGTGCCGCGCGGGGCCTGTTGGCCGGTGCGACAGGGGTGCGCTTCATATCGCTTGCTCCTCTTGCTCGAATCGGGTGAGGGGACGGGAGGCCCGGCGCCGGGACGCGGCGGTGCGCAGCCGCGTCCACGTCCCGGTCAGGCCGCCGGGAAGGAACAGCACGACGGCGACGACGGCGGCGCCGTACAGGATCCGGGCGGCCTCGGCGGGGGAGACGCCGCCCGAGCCCGGTGCGGCGACGAGCGGCAGGTCGTCGCCGAACCGGGTGAGGAGCTGGGGCAGGACGGAGACGAACACCGCGCCCGCGACGGCCCCGGCCGCGGTGCCGAGCCCGCCGATGACGATCATGGCGAGGTAGTCCAGGGACAGGAACATGCCGAAGTAGTCGGGGACGGTCCGGCGGAACGCCAGCGCGAGCAGCGCCCCGGCGGCGCCCGCGTACATCGACGACAGCACGAACACGCCCGCCCGGTAGCGCGCCACCGGGACGCCCATCACCGCCGCCGCGACCTCGTGGTCGCGGATGGTGTTGAGGGCCCGTCCGGGCCGTCCGCGCAGGATGCCGCGCGCGATCCACACGGCCGGGATCAGCAGCACGACGGCGAGGAACCACAGCCGTTCCAGCGCGCCGAGCGGGACGGCGAACACCACCAGTTCGGGGGCGTCGTCGAAGCGGAACCCGGCGAGCTCCAGCGGCGGGACGTCCCGTCCGTTGAACCCGCCGGTGACGCTCTCGGCGTTGAACAGCAGGTGCTGCCCAATGAAGATCAGCGCGAGGGACGCGATGCCGAGGTAGGTGCCGCGCAGCCGTCCGGCGATGGGACTGAACAGCCCGCCCGCGACGCCCGCGAGCAGGATCGCGCCGAGGAACGCCAGCGGGGTCGGCAGCCCGAGCCCCGAGAGCCGCGGCCCGGAGTCGGACGCCAGGTAGACGTACCCGTACGCGCCGACCGCGAGGAAGAAGGCGTGCCCCATCGACAGCTGCCCGGTGGCGCCGGTGAGCAGGTTCAGGCCGATGGCGCCGATCGCCGCCGACATCGCGAACAGGCCCGTCTGCAGCCAGAACGCGTCCAGGTAGAACGGCAGGGCCAGCAGGACGAGCGTGCCCGCGGCGGCGGCCGCGAGCCGGATCCGGAGGTCAGACACGCGACAGCTCCCTCGTCCCGAACAGCCCGGCGGGACGGACGAGCAGCACCGCGAGCATCACCAGGAACGGCGCCACGTCGCCGATGCCGCGTCCGAGGAACGCGAGCTCGCCCTGGTACCCGGTCACCAGCGACTCGGTGAGCCCGACGGCGAGGCCGCCGACGAGCGCCCCCGTCGTGGAGTCCAGGCCGCCGAGGATCGCGGCCGGGAACGCCTTCATCGCGGCGAACGAGGTGGCGCGGTCCAGGCCGGGGGTGGGGAACACGGTCAGGAACAGTGCCGCCACCGCCGCGAGCGCGCCCGCGATCGCCCACGCGGCGAGCGACACGCGGCTGAGCCGGACGCCCATGAGCGCGGCCGTCTCGCCGTCCTCGGCCGCCGCCCGCATCGCCACGCCCCACGGCGTGAGGCGGAACGCCAGCAGGAACGCGGTGATCAGGACGGTCGCGGTCACGAACGCGGCGATCCGCGTCTGCGCGACGCCGACGCCCGCCACCTCGACGAACTCGTCCCCCCACGGGTCGCCGAGCGACAGGACCTGCGTGCCGATCTCCCGGGTCAGCGCCGTGGTCAGCACGATGTCGACGCCGATCGTGACGATCGCCAGGACGGAGCGGTCCTCCGCCCGGGCGCGCCGCAGCACCAGCAGCTCCACCAGCGCGCCCGCGGCGGCCGCCGCGGCGATGCCCGCGCCGAGCGCCGGCAGGAACCCGATGTCGTCGTGCAGCACGGCCGTCACGTAGCCGCCCGCCAGCAGCAGGGAGGCGTGCGCGAAGTTGACCACCTCGGTGGCCTTGAAGATGATCACGAAGCCGAGGGCGATCAGCGCGTACACCGACCCCGCCGAGACCCCGTTGACCACCAGCTCGATGAACGTGCTCAAGGATTTCCCTCCGAATCGGGGGCGTCCGCGGGCGCGTGCGCGGCGCCGAGGTAGGCGCGGATCACGGCCGGGTCGCGCTGCACCGCCGCGGGCGCGCCGCCCGCGATGCGCCTGCCGAAGTCCAGGACGGTGACCTCGTCGGCCAGCCGCATGACCATCCCCATGTCGTGCTCGACCAGCAGGACCGACAGGCCGAGGTCGGCGCGTGCGCGGCGGATGACCTCCGCCATCCGCCGCCGCTCCGCGCCGTTCATCCCGGCCACCGGCTCGTCCAGGAGCAGCAGCCGGGGCTCCATCGCGAGCGCCCGGGCCAGCTCGACCCGCTTGCGCACGCCGTAGGACAGCGGCCCGACGGGCGCGGCCAGGTGCTCGCCGACGCCGACGAACGCGGCGATGTCGCGGACCCGGGCCCGGTGCCGCGCGTCCTCCCCGCGCGCCCACGGCATCCGCAGTCCCGCCGAGGCGAACCCGGCCCGGGTGAGGCGGTGCCGCCCGAGCATGAGGTTGTCCTCGACGGACAGGTGCCGCGACAGCGCGATGTTCTGGAACGTCCGGGCGACGCCGAGGGCCGCGATCCGGTGCGGCGGCAGGGCGGTGAGCTCCGCCCCGCCGAACCGCACGCTTCCCTCGCTCGCCCGGTAGACGCCGGACAGGACGTTGAAGCACGTCGACTTGCCCGCGCCGTTCGGTCCGATGATCGCGTGGACGCTGCCGGGCGCGACGGTGAAGCCCACCCCGTCCAGCGCGGTCAGCCCCGCGAACCGCACCGTGAGCCCGCTGACGCGCAGCTCGCCGGCCTCCGTCCCGTCCCCGCTCATCCGGCGGACCACCGCTCCAGCGAGGGCCCGTCCCCGGTCTGCGGGGCCTCGGCGTCCTCGCCGCCGACGCCGAGATAGCGGCGCCTGACCTCGTCGCTCGCCGCCAGCTCGGCCGACGGGCCGTGCAGCGTCACCGCGCCGACCTCCAGCACGTGCGCGGACGACGACAGCTCCAGCGCCAGCGCCGCGTTCTGCTCGATCAGCAGGATCGCCGTGCCCTGCAGGTTGATCTCCCGGACGGTCTCGGCGATGCGCTCGGCCATCAGCGGCGCGAGTCCGAGCGTCGGCTCGTCCAGCAGCAGGACGGCCGGGCATGCCATCAGCGCCCGCCCGATCGCGAGCATCTGCTGCTCGCCGCCCGACAGCAGTCCGGCGCGCTGGCGCGCCCGCTCCGCCAGCAGCGGGAACAGCGTGAGCACCCGCGCGCGGGCCTTCGCGGCGTCGGACCGGCTCGGCGCGCCGAGCGCGCCCGCCCGCAGGTTCTCCTCGACGCTGAGCCGGCCGAACACCCGGCGGCCCTCGGGGACCTGCACCACCCCGGCCGCCACGACGGTGGCCGGGTGCAGGCCGACCAGGGGCCGCGCGCCGAGCTTCACCGTGCCCGCGTCGACCGCGCCGCGGTGGAACGGCAGCGTGCCCGAGATCGCGCGGAGCAGGGTCGTCTTGCCGGCCCCGTTCGCGCCGAGGACGGCCGTGACCGATCCCGCCGGGACGTCCAGCGAGACCTCGCGCAGGGCCCGCACCGCCCGCCCGTAGCTCACCGACAGCCCACGGACCGCGAGGGTCCCGTTCGCCATGCGCCCCTCCAGAAGTTCGTGTGACCGGCACCCCAGCACGGGGCCCCGACCTGCGTCCACGGGCTGGGGGCAAGACGGGGCGGAGGTCCAATCGAACGTCGTTCGGGTTGTGCGGGGAGCACAGTGCGGGCCGATTCGGGTCGACGTTCGACCTTCTGGGGGTTCGAGTGCGTATGACCGGTCATGAGGCTGACGGCATGGAACCGTTCACGGCGGCCCGCCGCCCTCGCCGGCGCGCTCGCGCTGGCCGCCGCGCTCACGGGTGCCTGCGAGTTCGACCCTGCCGCGGCGGGTTCCGGCGCCCGTCCCGCGGCGCAGGGCACCCGGATCGCGTCCCGCGCTCCCGCCCCGCGGCAGAGCGCCCCGGCCAGGTTCGACGAGCGCGAGTTCCGGGAGGACGTCCGGACCGCCGAGGCGCTCACCGACGACTTCTGGCGGCGGCACTGGGACCGCCTGTTCACGGGGGAGTACAGCTCACCGCGCGTCGTCGGCCTCTACGACGGCCGCGACCCGGCCTCGGCGCCGGTGTGCGGCCGCGAGCGGTTCGAACCCGACAACGCGGCCTACTGCCCGTCCGGGGACTTCGTCGCCTGGGACGCCCACCTGATGCGCTCGGGGTACGCGCGCGGCGACGCGTGGGTCTACCTGGTGATCTCGCACGAGTGGGGCCACGCGGTCCAGAACCGGCTCCGGCGCGGCCTGGTGTCGCCCGCCGCGGAGCTGCAGGCCGACTGCCTCGCGGGAGCCGCCCTCTACGGCTCGTCCGACGACGGCACGCTGCGGTTCGAGGACGGCGACGAGCAGGAGCTGGTGGACGCCTTCAAGGTCATCGGCGACCGGGCGCCCTGGACCAGGCCCGGCGACCACGGCTCGGCCGTCCAGCGGCTGCGCAGCTTCTCGCGCGGCGGCGAGAACGGCGTGCGGGCCTGCTTCACCTGAGGTGGCGCTCCACCGACTCGACCTTGGCGTCGAGGGCGCCGGTCACGCCGGGCCGGATGTCGGCCTTGACGACGAGGCTCACCCGCGGCGCCCGTGCCGCGACCGCGTCGGTGGCGGCCTTCACCACGGCCATCACCTCGTCCCACTCGCCCTCGATCGTGGTGAACATCGCGTCGGTCCGGTTGGGCAGGCCGCTCGCCCGCACCACCCGGACCGCCTCGGCGACGATCTCGCCGACCTCCTCGCCCGCGCCGAGCGGGGTGACCGAGAACGCGACGAGCATCGCGCACCTCCGAACCTAGGGTTGGACGACCTGCCGTACCACGATCTCATCCAGCCGCCGCTCGACGACCACCCCCACCGGCCAGTC is a genomic window of Actinomadura citrea containing:
- a CDS encoding branched-chain amino acid ABC transporter permease, which encodes MSDLRIRLAAAAAGTLVLLALPFYLDAFWLQTGLFAMSAAIGAIGLNLLTGATGQLSMGHAFFLAVGAYGYVYLASDSGPRLSGLGLPTPLAFLGAILLAGVAGGLFSPIAGRLRGTYLGIASLALIFIGQHLLFNAESVTGGFNGRDVPPLELAGFRFDDAPELVVFAVPLGALERLWFLAVVLLIPAVWIARGILRGRPGRALNTIRDHEVAAAVMGVPVARYRAGVFVLSSMYAGAAGALLALAFRRTVPDYFGMFLSLDYLAMIVIGGLGTAAGAVAGAVFVSVLPQLLTRFGDDLPLVAAPGSGGVSPAEAARILYGAAVVAVVLFLPGGLTGTWTRLRTAASRRRASRPLTRFEQEEQAI
- a CDS encoding FecCD family ABC transporter permease, which translates into the protein MSGANRGVWRAVPSRGAPGRGPHFAVVRTPAVSFRFRPRALVVAGICLAVALGTGVLLIGSGDFPMSPADVVRTLAGQGSPADSLIVNEIRLPRVAAGLAVGAALGLAGAIFQSLVRNPLGSPDILGFSQGAATGVLAVIVLTGAGSVAVAAGAAGGGLLTGLVVYLVAGRHGAHGQRLILVGIGVAAILTGVNGYLITQAEITEAARAVLWLTGSLDGRDWADAAPVIAALAVLGPLVLVGCGRALRMLEMGDDAAHGLGVPIERVRVLLLAAAVLLTALAAAAAGPVSFVALTAPQLARRLTRTAGPNLLPAACMGAALLAAADWAAQRGFPGHQLPVGVVTGLLGGGYLVWLLVTERKTGRM
- a CDS encoding neutral zinc metallopeptidase, encoding MRLTAWNRSRRPAALAGALALAAALTGACEFDPAAAGSGARPAAQGTRIASRAPAPRQSAPARFDEREFREDVRTAEALTDDFWRRHWDRLFTGEYSSPRVVGLYDGRDPASAPVCGRERFEPDNAAYCPSGDFVAWDAHLMRSGYARGDAWVYLVISHEWGHAVQNRLRRGLVSPAAELQADCLAGAALYGSSDDGTLRFEDGDEQELVDAFKVIGDRAPWTRPGDHGSAVQRLRSFSRGGENGVRACFT
- a CDS encoding ABC transporter substrate-binding protein, which codes for MKRTPVAPANRPRAARLMAAALAVALPLGMASGCSGKASGGSGGTGSDGVRTGPGVTGDTIRVGVETDLTGVYAPLGKSLTQAQQMYFEQLNAQGGVCGRKIELVVRDHGYDVQKAVAGYSEMQSSVIGIAQFVGSPMVTALKGRITTDKMFVIPNAWSTTLLGSKYIQVTGTTYDIDMINALDFLTREKGIAKGDKVGHVYFEGDYGESALAGAKYAAGELGLTLVEQKIKATDNDMSAQVAALKSAGVKAILMSAGPRQSASLAGLARAKGMTAPIVASNSGFSPQLLQTAAAPALLKDFYLASAGAPVSSDLAPIKKLADDYGKKYPGQPRDSAVVNGYTGAVIFADALKKACAAKDLTREGLITAHRSTTAHDGGYGTPMDFSKVDEPGTRKTYILRTDAKALGGLVVERQPQESEAAETYKVPAGA
- a CDS encoding MTH1187 family thiamine-binding protein, which gives rise to MLVAFSVTPLGAGEEVGEIVAEAVRVVRASGLPNRTDAMFTTIEGEWDEVMAVVKAATDAVAARAPRVSLVVKADIRPGVTGALDAKVESVERHLR
- a CDS encoding MarR family winged helix-turn-helix transcriptional regulator; its protein translation is MTEPAVQHADAAARAWHNLRVLLHERGDRRREVTDALGMSFFRVKALRYVAAASTPLSLRDLAERLLTDRPYVTLVVDDLVGRGLVERTENPADRRSKIVTATAAGRAAAAEAERILDTPPPSLYDLPAEDLAVLDRVAARLVSEG
- a CDS encoding ABC transporter ATP-binding protein, encoding MKDATARLAGTGLTLAYDKRTIAEDLDVAVPEGSFTVIVGPNACGKSTLLRALARILKPSAGTVVLDGRPIADWPAKKLARTLGLLPQSSIAPEGITVADLVSRGRYPHQSLLRQWSREDERVVAESMAATGVGDLADRHVDELSGGQRQRVWIAMVLAQQTPLLLLDEPTTYLDIAHQIEVLDLCARLHEEGRTVVAVLHDLNHAARYATHMIAMRDGRIAAEGDPSAVVTADLVEQVFRLPCRVIDCPETGTPLVVPAARARIAAPN
- a CDS encoding MFS transporter; protein product: MPELSPRRRLAVLAICCLSLLIVSLDNTILNVALPSLQRDFHSSLSGLQWTIDAYLIVLASLLLLSGSTADRIGRRRVFQAGLALFSVGSVLCSLAPSLDLLVAARVVQAVGGSMLNPVAMSIITNVFTGPRERARAIGVWGAVVGLSMAMGPLVGGLLVDSVGWRSIFWLNVPIGLAALVLTALFVPESRAPRPRRPDPLGQAFMILLLGTLTYAIIEVPGRGLADPAVSGAAIVAAASLAGFVVHALRTPEPLIDLRFFRSVPFSGATVIAVSGFAALGGFLFLNTLYLQNVRGLSALHAGLFLLPMAAMTAAAAPLSGRLVGSRGPRLPLQIAGAAMLASGLLFAAFDAETGDVTLFAAYVLFGLGFGMLNSPITNTAVSGMPRAQAGVAAAVASTSRQIGQALGVAVIGAVLAAGTSAAHPAAPAFVSAARPAYWILAGCAAAVLVLGTATTGRRAARSAARTAGLFGGDEPAPDAREVTGASAR
- a CDS encoding branched-chain amino acid ABC transporter permease produces the protein MSTFIELVVNGVSAGSVYALIALGFVIIFKATEVVNFAHASLLLAGGYVTAVLHDDIGFLPALGAGIAAAAAAGALVELLVLRRARAEDRSVLAIVTIGVDIVLTTALTREIGTQVLSLGDPWGDEFVEVAGVGVAQTRIAAFVTATVLITAFLLAFRLTPWGVAMRAAAEDGETAALMGVRLSRVSLAAWAIAGALAAVAALFLTVFPTPGLDRATSFAAMKAFPAAILGGLDSTTGALVGGLAVGLTESLVTGYQGELAFLGRGIGDVAPFLVMLAVLLVRPAGLFGTRELSRV
- a CDS encoding ABC transporter ATP-binding protein, with the protein product MSGDGTEAGELRVSGLTVRFAGLTALDGVGFTVAPGSVHAIIGPNGAGKSTCFNVLSGVYRASEGSVRFGGAELTALPPHRIAALGVARTFQNIALSRHLSVEDNLMLGRHRLTRAGFASAGLRMPWARGEDARHRARVRDIAAFVGVGEHLAAPVGPLSYGVRKRVELARALAMEPRLLLLDEPVAGMNGAERRRMAEVIRRARADLGLSVLLVEHDMGMVMRLADEVTVLDFGRRIAGGAPAAVQRDPAVIRAYLGAAHAPADAPDSEGNP
- a CDS encoding ABC transporter ATP-binding protein, whose translation is MANGTLAVRGLSVSYGRAVRALREVSLDVPAGSVTAVLGANGAGKTTLLRAISGTLPFHRGAVDAGTVKLGARPLVGLHPATVVAAGVVQVPEGRRVFGRLSVEENLRAGALGAPSRSDAAKARARVLTLFPLLAERARQRAGLLSGGEQQMLAIGRALMACPAVLLLDEPTLGLAPLMAERIAETVREINLQGTAILLIEQNAALALELSSSAHVLEVGAVTLHGPSAELAASDEVRRRYLGVGGEDAEAPQTGDGPSLERWSAG